Part of the Candoia aspera isolate rCanAsp1 chromosome 1, rCanAsp1.hap2, whole genome shotgun sequence genome, TTATGGCAGCTTTTTATATCACTGTCTCTTCAGTAGTTCTGCTCCTGCCTCTTGGTTTGGCCTTACAGGGCTTTGGCTGACCCATGACTGCTACGCAGAGGGATCCTGCATTGTTACCCTTGCTTCTTTAAATTCTATATAAAGGTATCAAGTGAAGCCATCAGGGGGTTGGGTGACACTACTGAGCTTTATTTCTCCCATTATCAGAATAAGGTGAGGCAGTACATGTACTGAAGAAGTGTTTGGGTTCTGTGACTGGTCAAAAGACAAAACTCTGTAAGATATCTGGACTGGTAGCTCACAGGTGCAAGTATTAGATAAGATCTCCAACACTCTTTGGAGCTGCACTCCTTCTGAAGGAACAAATACACAGCCTCAGTGTATTCTTGGATTCATCTTTTATTTTGAGGCCTAGATGGCATAGATGATGATGTGTTTAGCTAGCTATGTTTGATCCAGCAGCCCTGAACCTTTTTGGACAGGGATGGCCTGGTCACAGTAGCCATTCTTCAGTAATCTTccatagattactgcaatgttctTTCTGTGAGGGATAAAATATCCTTGTGGTGAATATTccttttattgtattaattttattgtatttttagcACATAGAATTGTAACAAGCAGTTACACCTAATCCGATTCACTGATTTGTGTTTTAGTAATAACACCTATAACTTGGATATACAGCatgtccctggtttaagaacaagttccattcctgagtctgtccttaagtcaaatttgtatgtagcTGGAActgttatttagcatcagttagtcaaatgtttgtcttagtgtatagtatatattttacctttctatgcagataaaacacttaagaaacacttccaaatacactaaaatttcttaaacataataatacacaaagtagtattgtgtatttaatctGAAACATTGGGtttaactcaaatttttaatataatagtctttatggcagtccattcttaactaggagttgtcCATAAACTGGGACGTTCTTAAACTTGGGACCTGCTATACGTTTTCTAATATAAATTCATAATATAATTATAAGACTGATTATTTTTCTCATTGcaataaagttttaataaaaatcttaTGTTTATAAAAGGTAGTCTCATCTGAATGTTCCCTTGGACTTTAATATAATTGCATGCAGCTTTAACATTATAGTATGCAAATTAAGATTCAACAAAGAATTTAACTATGATTacctttgctgaagacagaacatgttcatatttaattattttactctTTTCTTCGACAGCCTTAGCCCTGGTTTCTTCTGCTAACCGAAACAGGAACAGTAAGAAGTTCAAATGTACCTTTTAAAGAAAAGTACAAAATTCAAAACCTTCCAAAAAATCTCAAACATACCGGAACATACTAATCTATAAAATGATCTATAATGATATgtattgtcatggagaaaatctgtctatgtggtcactaagagtcgacaacagCTTAATGGCACTTAATCAGTCAATAATTTCTATGTGTTTATTATTGTACTGGCTCATTTCGGTTGCTCTCTGTGCACTCTCCAGAGTCTTTTAAGACTAAGGCAGTTTATAAGACAGCTGCATTCTGTAACAGTTGAATATTCCAACTATTTAAGGCCCATATTATGCAATACAGACTTTATCAGAATTGATAAAatggaatattatttttaataatttgattaTATTAAAATCTCAACAATTGGTCAGAGATTCCAAAACAAACAGTCATTTTAATCATTCTTAAATTGCTCATCTGTAAGACTTGAAAAGTCCAATCACCTGCTGAATTACTGGTGCTTAAAAATCAGATTCTTCAGATTGCAGCCAACCAAAATGACTTCTATTTTGTCTTGATTCAGCCTGAACGGTTTTACTAATCATAACCATGCCAAATATTGTGCAATGTTGAATAGGCAACAAGACTGTTGTGACTTCATCTAAATAAAAGCACTACATTCA contains:
- the CENPW gene encoding centromere protein W, with the protein product MKRTVPRSTLKSLVKKHKPHLRLGGNTDLLVHLNFLLFLFRLAEETRAKAVEEKSKIIKYEHVLSSAKIILKKSRG